Part of the Anomaloglossus baeobatrachus isolate aAnoBae1 chromosome 1, aAnoBae1.hap1, whole genome shotgun sequence genome, ACACTAGCCCTTGccctgggtattagccttccagTAGCTGAGTCTAACCTTCTGTTTCCCCTGTTTCCTGTGGCTTCCCTGGTCCACTTCACTACCTcagacagtgtggcgccctggactagccaggtcatcacaggtactacaacacacacccccaccccgagacaggcacatcagccagacacaaaatccttgttgcctccctccaggggctgatgtccacaccaggtggggtggagccaggcgcttggccctgcccactgaggagttcacagtcctggaggcgggaaaaggaagtcatatcagttagggaagtgcaagtgagagaagtgaagtggtagtggaggagcaatctgaccgtgtccgggtgtgtggcccgggcactaagagcaaggttggcagacggtggtggctgtctgcaggagaggcagatcaacgcggaaccgtaggaccggggtcgggcggtggcccgccggtaccgaaccggggagcgaagtgaagccagcacactcaggcagggcctgcggaccccaaccaggcttggagctgccattAGAGgtaaaatccgtcagtgaccggaaccccaggggtttcctagcagccacgacccgtttgaaggcaaccgtccaaccagcaaaaggaaatacagctaccgccacagctagagttccaagggccagagcctgcgggcaaaagggctcctccggcacatatacacgctggggagcgggttaccggtgggaatccatcgggaccgaacatacacacaggtgcaaggaaaggcagccaccaccaaccgtccgggagaaaccacagcagccggctgcgggacccgtccatccagccgtttggtttaccagagactttgcgtacatttgtggctgagtgagtactaccgtgccatccggcaccgcgctgcgcagtccaagcgaccctgcaccttcccgaccttgcctcaccttaccgggccccgggaccaccaacccctacccacggagggggagaacaacatcccagctgctccctgccatcactcccgggatccccgttaccagcagcggtggtgcccaacctcaccacaacccgtgggtggcgtcacggaccaaatccccaaaccaaactaccccctttcactcacgggcgaggagcaccgctcgagtccccggatccggcccaccgctcgagccaccgagcagccatcgcagcagcgccggacccgagcgttagcgagcgcagcggcggcgccctccccgcccgcgacaacagcttcTAGCCTCTCGACCTGTAGATGGATCCATCGGTGATACACTTGCCCGACTGGTCCCTGGACTCTTGTAAGCCCGACttgaggtgagccgtaggctctgcaCCTTTGGAGGTTACCTCTTGGTTCCGCAACAGACTCGGATACAGAGCTTGTCCTTCCTTCAGCAACACTTGGCAGAACTGATTCTCTTCCTGGGCTGTCTCACAAACTAACCCTGTGCTCTCTGACACTTCTCCAATCTTGGCTTTAGTTCCCTAAGCAACCAGGATGTATCTAGTACGCTATACATACTAAAATCCTCACTTATATCTTATACCTATGTGCTTACATCCATTCTTAACATTAACATATTTTACACTACACAATAAACACATTGTGTAGTGTAAAATTGACCGCTGCACTGCTCTGACTCTGCTTCATCACCAACTGTACTCGCCGGACAGCAGCACTTAAACATTTTAACAACATATGTACATTGTAGGAGTGGGGTGATCTGACCATGTCCTACAATACAACCGCAGAGAGTACTCTACACGTGTGCCTTACAATCTACAGGGGAAGAGGAAAAATTCTAGCAGCATAATGCATAAGACATAAACATGAAATGGTTTTCCCTTACTAGTGCTAATATTGTACGAGAGCCAGTATTTTTATGACCACATTTGAATTGATTTACCACAATCGTGTGAGAGCTATTTGTATGTCATGGCACAGAGACGCTAAATTTAGATATGCAAACATGCTTAGAATCACGGAGCCTCCTCAAGGCTGCTTCACACCACTCTTTTTTTTTGTCCCTCTCTAAACAACTTCCAGTTCCCTAACAGAACAGGCAACATACGCATTATGGTAGCACACACAGCTAAGAAGATTTATACAATGCCAATGGATGGATCGCATTCATTTTCTAACCACAGCAATGACACCTGTTGCTTTTTTGAGGATCCTGTACTGACTAATGTGCTTCCTACGCTTTTGATAATCATTTTTGTGCTAGGATCTATATTTAATGGGACCGCCTTATGGGCTTTCTTCTTTCGTGTCAAGTCTTGGAGATCCAGCACAGtttatctcttcaacctatcaataGCTGATTTTTTCTTGATTATCTGCTTGCCTTTCAGAATAGACTACTATCTGAAGCAGAAGACCTGGATTTATGGAGATGTCCCGTGCAGAATAATGCTTTTTATGCTTGCCATGAACAGGGCAGGTAGCATCTTCTTCCTTACACTTGTTGCCTTGGACCGATATTTTAAAGTGGTCCATCCGCATCATCAAGTCAACTCCATCTCTGTCAGAAATGCCGTTTTTGTTGCTTGTTCCATTTGGCTTATTGCTATAGCCATAACTGTTTTTATTCTTACAGAAGACCACACTGGTGCCAGCATATTCAGGGATGCGTACTGTGACAGTTTTCTTGTGTGTCCAGCCAACTCCCATTGGCATGACCTCCTCTTCATTATTGAGTTTTTTTTCCCTTTGTGCATCGTCCTGTTCTGCTCATGCAGCATCATCTGGAAACTTAGACAAAGGAACTTGGACAAAGATTCAAAGATTAAAAGGGCTGTGAAATGTATCATATTGGTTGGAGTCGCCTTCTTTATATGTTTCCTGCCAAGTGTGTCCTCAAGGATTGAAATCTTAATGCTCCAGATGTCTTCACAACACAACCACTGCAGTATATACAAAACTGGGGAGACGGCTTTCTTTATCACAATGTGCTTTACCTACATGAACAGTATGTGCAATCCTTTACTGTATTACCTCTCTAATCCTTCATTAAGAACTTATTATTTATCCATTTTTAATCAATTCAGAATAAGATCATCCGCTTGTCCAAAATCTGCTTTTCCAAATTGATATATGCATTTGCAAATAAATCCAGTTAATTTATACTATCTTGAGACATACGACTGCAATAAAACAGCAAGTTGTTATTACTCACATGTAAAACTAAATCAGATCAAGCCATTATTTCAGTGTTTATTATTAAGACTGCTTCACACCTCATAGTCTTTATTAGAACTTTACATTATTTGTATAGCACATCTCACACAATCTCAAATTCACATAAAGCCAA contains:
- the LOC142299319 gene encoding hydroxycarboxylic acid receptor 2-like, encoding MVAHTAKKIYTMPMDGSHSFSNHSNDTCCFFEDPVLTNVLPTLLIIIFVLGSIFNGTALWAFFFRVKSWRSSTVYLFNLSIADFFLIICLPFRIDYYLKQKTWIYGDVPCRIMLFMLAMNRAGSIFFLTLVALDRYFKVVHPHHQVNSISVRNAVFVACSIWLIAIAITVFILTEDHTGASIFRDAYCDSFLVCPANSHWHDLLFIIEFFFPLCIVLFCSCSIIWKLRQRNLDKDSKIKRAVKCIILVGVAFFICFLPSVSSRIEILMLQMSSQHNHCSIYKTGETAFFITMCFTYMNSMCNPLLYYLSNPSLRTYYLSIFNQFRIRSSACPKSAFPN